A DNA window from Labrys wisconsinensis contains the following coding sequences:
- a CDS encoding FadR/GntR family transcriptional regulator: MTIDLITPIDRKPAAERVASRLMELIQSGNLSAGDKLPHEVELASALQVSRPTVREALRGLSMLGVVETRQGEGCYVTDLKPERLIAPLSFAVSLDKYTSETLFRARAVIDPALAADAAARATEADMAKLEQFVAVGYATVKDPIAFRVMDLEFHGTINLIADNPFLMQVARALYELGIDVRRMASETAGVLDRSARDHDAIARAIRARDPAAAAQAMRDHVAHIERTTFEAMKRRPKRKRPDRA; the protein is encoded by the coding sequence ATGACCATCGACCTGATCACGCCGATCGACCGCAAGCCCGCCGCCGAGCGCGTCGCTTCGCGTCTGATGGAGTTGATCCAGAGCGGCAATCTTTCGGCGGGCGACAAGCTGCCCCACGAGGTCGAGCTCGCCAGCGCCCTGCAGGTCAGCCGGCCGACCGTGCGCGAGGCGCTGCGGGGCCTGTCCATGCTCGGCGTGGTCGAGACGCGCCAGGGCGAGGGCTGCTACGTCACCGACCTCAAGCCCGAGCGGCTGATCGCGCCGCTCTCCTTCGCGGTGTCGCTCGACAAGTACACCAGCGAGACGCTGTTCCGCGCCCGTGCCGTGATCGACCCGGCGCTGGCCGCCGACGCCGCCGCCCGCGCGACCGAGGCCGACATGGCCAAGCTCGAGCAGTTCGTCGCCGTCGGCTACGCCACGGTCAAGGACCCGATCGCCTTCCGGGTGATGGACCTGGAGTTCCACGGCACCATCAACCTGATCGCCGACAATCCTTTCCTGATGCAGGTGGCCCGCGCCCTCTACGAGCTCGGCATCGACGTGCGGCGCATGGCCTCGGAGACGGCCGGCGTGCTCGACCGCAGCGCCCGGGACCACGACGCCATCGCCCGCGCCATCCGCGCCCGCGACCCGGCCGCGGCTGCGCAGGCCATGCGCGACCACGTCGCCCATATCGAGCGCACCACCTTCGAGGCGATGAAGCGCCGCCCGAAACGCAAGCGGCCGGACCGGGCCTGA
- a CDS encoding ABC transporter permease: protein MVSLTAAKPPRRWNFQRMNEIGLIVIIALLYLVFWLYARNFLTFRNQVTILRDAAAFGIAAWGATLIIIAGEIDISVGPMVAFVSVIFAYLLKFEVPLAVALVLALGLGAGLGAIAGVLRAYFDVPSFIATLGLWSALGGLALYMTQAIPVTYPGNDFLDLLEGQILGVPTAAVIMLVLFALFTFISRKTAFGRAVFAIGGNATAAHLAGIKVKRIRVLLFVISGTLAAVTAILLTARNGIGDPGVSRGGLEFDVIAAVVVGGTALSGGRGSMLGTLLGIYIISLIGNGLVLLGFDSFIQPVVRGAIIVAAVLLNILAGRARARRGLNA, encoded by the coding sequence ATGGTTTCGCTGACCGCCGCCAAGCCGCCCCGGCGCTGGAATTTCCAGCGGATGAACGAGATCGGGCTGATCGTCATCATCGCGCTGCTCTATCTCGTGTTCTGGCTCTATGCCCGCAACTTCCTCACCTTCCGCAACCAGGTGACGATCCTGCGCGATGCCGCCGCCTTCGGCATCGCCGCCTGGGGCGCGACGCTGATCATCATCGCCGGCGAGATCGACATCAGCGTCGGGCCGATGGTCGCCTTCGTCTCGGTGATCTTCGCCTACCTCCTCAAGTTCGAGGTGCCGCTGGCAGTGGCGCTGGTGCTGGCCCTCGGGCTCGGCGCCGGGCTCGGGGCGATCGCCGGCGTGCTGCGCGCCTATTTCGACGTGCCCTCCTTCATCGCCACCCTCGGCCTGTGGAGCGCGCTCGGCGGCCTCGCCCTCTACATGACGCAGGCGATCCCGGTGACCTATCCCGGCAACGACTTCCTCGACCTCCTGGAAGGCCAGATCCTCGGCGTGCCGACCGCCGCGGTGATCATGCTGGTGCTGTTCGCGCTCTTCACCTTCATCAGCCGCAAGACCGCCTTCGGCCGCGCCGTCTTCGCCATCGGCGGCAACGCCACCGCGGCGCATCTGGCCGGCATCAAGGTCAAGCGCATCCGCGTGCTGCTGTTCGTGATCTCGGGGACGCTCGCCGCGGTCACCGCCATCCTGCTCACGGCCCGCAACGGCATCGGCGATCCCGGCGTGTCGCGCGGCGGCCTGGAGTTCGACGTGATCGCGGCGGTGGTCGTCGGCGGCACGGCGCTCTCGGGCGGCCGCGGCTCGATGCTGGGCACGCTGCTCGGCATCTACATCATCTCCCTGATCGGCAACGGGCTGGTGCTGCTCGGCTTCGACAGCTTCATCCAGCCGGTGGTGCGCGGCGCGATCATCGTCGCGGCGGTGCTGCTCAACATCCTGGCTGGCCGGGCCAGGGCCCGCCGCGGCCTGAACGCCTGA
- a CDS encoding FadR/GntR family transcriptional regulator → MSLLDIIEPLNRRSAAEHVAERILRQIGAGTLRAGDKLPTEHELAAVMQVSRPVIREALRGLSILGVVESRQGGRCYVTDLTPARLVAPLQMVIPLDDDAVDALYEARIAIEGELLRLGTPQAGPAIARLERMVASGYEMAGDPVGFRIVDLEFHRALMGLAGNPFLERAAQSLYELGMEYRRVASEISGVVARSAAEHDAIVAALKRGEAEAAVEALRVHLGSIRRTTVEAMRIVGRNTPAGDTPGT, encoded by the coding sequence ATGTCGCTCCTCGATATCATCGAGCCCCTCAACCGGCGCTCCGCCGCCGAGCACGTCGCCGAGCGCATCCTGCGCCAGATCGGCGCGGGCACGCTCAGGGCCGGCGACAAGCTGCCGACCGAGCACGAGCTCGCCGCGGTGATGCAGGTGAGCCGGCCGGTGATCCGCGAGGCGCTGCGCGGCCTCTCCATCCTCGGCGTGGTCGAGAGCCGGCAGGGCGGGCGCTGCTACGTCACCGACCTCACCCCCGCCCGGCTGGTGGCGCCGCTGCAGATGGTCATCCCGCTCGACGACGACGCGGTCGACGCGCTCTACGAGGCGCGCATCGCCATCGAGGGCGAGCTGCTGCGCCTCGGCACGCCGCAGGCCGGCCCGGCCATTGCCAGGCTCGAGCGCATGGTGGCGAGCGGCTACGAGATGGCCGGCGATCCCGTCGGCTTTCGCATCGTCGACCTCGAATTCCACCGCGCCCTGATGGGGCTGGCGGGCAATCCCTTTCTCGAGCGCGCCGCGCAGTCGCTCTACGAGCTCGGCATGGAGTACCGGCGCGTCGCCTCGGAAATATCGGGCGTCGTCGCCCGCAGCGCCGCCGAGCACGACGCCATCGTCGCGGCGCTGAAGCGGGGCGAGGCGGAGGCCGCGGTCGAGGCCCTGCGCGTGCATCTCGGCAGCATCCGCCGCACCACCGTCGAGGCGATGCGGATCGTGGGCCGAAACACGCCGGCGGGCGACACGCCGGGAACCTGA
- a CDS encoding GMC family oxidoreductase, protein MTDAIACDVLIVGSGPAGAVFAQRAVEAGLSVVCLEQGEWVDYDKARSDKPEFELTAPRDWQYVPTKRSNPGDFPIAVEDSDIVPLYWNGVGGSSISWAANWMRNLPSDFRVRTLDGVADDWPISYADLMPHYARTEREFGVSGVAGDPMYPGQDELMPPVDLTEAGRTVAAAHNRLGWHWWPGTNAIATVPRGPFQPCQQRTACMWGCIERAKASTDRSHWPALIRGGARLVTGARVLRLELDAAGLVRGAVYADRATGAEHLARGGVTVLAGNAIGTARILLNSRGAGHDDGLANGSGLVGKRLMLHPTAAVVGLFDRPLESFRGAWGQVAYTLQFYETHPDRDFVRGSKWSLQPTGSPAQIARRWPWGEENELWGEAFHDEFARRFGRSVSWGIICEDLPDEANRVELDPGASDDTGMPGVRIHYRTGENSKRMLRFMAARAQDSLIEAGAYRTVVAPQSRESGWHILGTARMGTDPAGSVVDRTGRCHEVANLFIVDGSVWPTSAGVNPTATIAAFSSWSAAHLVAGRSSQRSAA, encoded by the coding sequence ATGACCGACGCGATCGCCTGCGACGTCCTGATCGTCGGCTCGGGGCCGGCCGGCGCGGTCTTCGCGCAGCGGGCAGTGGAAGCCGGGCTCTCCGTCGTCTGCCTCGAGCAGGGCGAATGGGTCGACTACGACAAGGCCCGCTCCGACAAGCCGGAATTCGAGCTCACCGCCCCGCGCGACTGGCAATATGTGCCGACGAAGCGCAGCAATCCCGGCGACTTCCCGATCGCGGTGGAGGATTCCGACATCGTGCCGCTCTACTGGAACGGCGTCGGCGGCTCCTCCATCTCCTGGGCGGCGAACTGGATGCGCAACCTGCCCTCGGATTTCCGGGTGCGCACGCTCGACGGCGTCGCCGACGACTGGCCGATCTCCTATGCCGACCTGATGCCGCACTATGCCCGCACCGAGCGCGAGTTCGGCGTCTCGGGGGTGGCCGGCGATCCGATGTATCCCGGCCAGGACGAGCTGATGCCGCCGGTCGACCTGACCGAGGCCGGGCGCACGGTCGCGGCGGCGCACAACCGCCTCGGCTGGCATTGGTGGCCGGGCACCAACGCCATCGCCACCGTGCCGCGCGGCCCGTTCCAGCCCTGCCAGCAGCGCACCGCCTGCATGTGGGGCTGCATCGAGCGCGCCAAGGCCTCGACCGACCGCAGCCACTGGCCGGCGCTGATCCGCGGCGGAGCCCGGCTCGTCACCGGCGCGCGCGTGCTGCGCCTCGAGCTCGATGCGGCCGGCCTGGTGCGGGGCGCGGTCTACGCGGACCGCGCCACCGGCGCCGAGCACCTCGCCCGCGGCGGCGTCACCGTGCTCGCGGGCAATGCCATCGGCACGGCGCGCATCCTGCTGAACAGCCGCGGCGCCGGCCACGACGACGGTCTCGCCAACGGCTCCGGCCTGGTCGGCAAGCGGCTGATGCTGCATCCGACCGCGGCGGTGGTCGGCCTGTTCGACCGGCCGCTGGAGAGCTTTCGCGGCGCCTGGGGGCAGGTGGCCTATACCCTGCAATTCTACGAGACCCATCCCGACCGCGACTTCGTCCGCGGCTCCAAATGGAGCCTGCAGCCGACCGGCAGCCCGGCGCAGATCGCCCGGCGCTGGCCCTGGGGCGAGGAGAACGAGCTGTGGGGCGAGGCCTTCCACGACGAGTTCGCCCGCCGCTTCGGCCGTTCGGTGTCCTGGGGCATCATCTGCGAGGACCTGCCCGACGAGGCCAACCGCGTCGAGCTCGACCCCGGCGCGTCCGACGACACCGGCATGCCCGGCGTCAGGATCCACTACAGGACCGGCGAGAACTCCAAGCGCATGCTGCGCTTCATGGCGGCGCGGGCCCAGGACTCGCTGATCGAGGCCGGCGCCTACCGCACCGTCGTGGCGCCGCAGAGCCGGGAATCGGGCTGGCACATCCTCGGCACCGCCCGCATGGGCACCGACCCGGCGGGGAGCGTCGTCGACCGCACCGGGCGATGCCACGAGGTGGCCAACCTCTTCATCGTCGACGGCAGCGTCTGGCCGACCTCGGCCGGCGTCAACCCGACCGCGACCATCGCCGCCTTCTCCTCCTGGAGCGCGGCGCACCTCGTCGCCGGCCGCTCCAGCCAGAGGAGCGCGGCATGA
- a CDS encoding SDR family NAD(P)-dependent oxidoreductase yields MLLQGKSVVVTGGSRGIGAAIAVAAARHGADVAINYWGENDAGYGRRGAVQDVLEEIRAAGRRGLAVEGDVADPATGKALVAAAVEAFGGVDVLASNAGICPFHAFLDLPPDLLRHTMEVNLHGAFYVVQAAANQMKAQGKGGAIVATSSISALVGGGLQTHYTPTKAGVHSLMQSCAIALGPDGIRCNSVLPGAILTDLNKDDLSSPDKLDYFNRRIPLGRLGEPDDVADCVVFLASDMARYVTGAALLVDGGMFVNLQ; encoded by the coding sequence ATGCTTCTGCAAGGCAAGAGCGTCGTCGTCACCGGCGGCTCGCGCGGCATCGGCGCGGCCATTGCCGTCGCCGCTGCCCGGCACGGCGCCGACGTCGCCATCAACTATTGGGGCGAGAACGATGCCGGCTACGGCCGCCGCGGCGCCGTGCAGGACGTGCTGGAAGAGATCCGCGCCGCCGGCCGGCGGGGCCTGGCGGTCGAGGGCGACGTCGCCGATCCCGCCACCGGCAAGGCGCTGGTCGCCGCCGCGGTCGAGGCCTTCGGCGGGGTCGACGTGCTCGCCTCCAATGCCGGCATCTGCCCGTTCCACGCCTTCCTCGACCTGCCGCCGGACCTCCTGCGCCACACCATGGAGGTCAACCTGCACGGCGCCTTCTACGTCGTGCAGGCGGCCGCCAACCAGATGAAGGCGCAGGGGAAGGGCGGCGCCATCGTCGCCACCTCCTCGATCAGCGCCCTGGTCGGCGGCGGCCTGCAGACCCACTACACCCCGACCAAGGCCGGCGTGCATTCGCTGATGCAGTCCTGCGCCATCGCGCTCGGGCCCGACGGCATCCGCTGCAATTCGGTGCTGCCCGGCGCGATCCTGACCGACCTCAACAAGGACGACCTCTCCTCGCCCGACAAGCTCGACTATTTCAACAGGCGCATCCCGCTCGGCCGGCTCGGCGAGCCCGACGACGTGGCGGACTGCGTCGTCTTCCTCGCCTCCGACATGGCGCGCTACGTCACCGGCGCGGCGCTGCTGGTCGACGGCGGCATGTTCGTCAACCTGCAATAG
- a CDS encoding substrate-binding domain-containing protein, with protein MRLLKASLLGLSVLASMSAAARAADDLVVGVTYLDAQGFYAGVRKGVQVGGTELGKNLQIIETNVAADVAKEASFIDRLVSAGAQVIVVSAVSPEGSVKAIKRANEAGVPVVCYNTCIREDDMKKYVYAYAVGDPFTFGYKIGQVAAADFEKAGKKEPKIAILNCEFVDVCVQRRKGFEKALGEKVPGYKIVANQEATILDKAITTGEKIITANPDIDAFWGESGGASLGAAKAIRNQGKAGTMVAYGSDMTTEIAQEIVAGDVMRATVDVSGQALGKLALTQAVNAVEKKPQGALIVPNPVDLYTSADQARAWLAAHPDGLP; from the coding sequence ATGAGACTGCTGAAAGCCAGCCTGCTCGGGCTGTCGGTGCTCGCGTCGATGTCGGCCGCCGCTCGCGCGGCCGACGATCTCGTGGTCGGCGTCACCTATCTCGATGCCCAGGGCTTCTATGCCGGCGTGCGCAAGGGCGTTCAGGTCGGCGGCACCGAGCTCGGCAAGAACCTGCAGATCATCGAGACCAATGTCGCGGCCGACGTCGCCAAGGAAGCCTCCTTCATCGACCGGCTGGTCTCGGCCGGCGCGCAGGTGATCGTGGTCTCCGCCGTCTCGCCGGAGGGCTCGGTCAAGGCGATCAAGCGCGCCAACGAGGCCGGCGTCCCGGTCGTCTGCTACAACACCTGCATCCGCGAAGACGACATGAAGAAATACGTCTACGCCTATGCGGTCGGCGACCCCTTCACCTTCGGCTACAAGATCGGCCAGGTCGCCGCCGCCGACTTCGAGAAGGCGGGCAAGAAGGAGCCGAAGATCGCCATCCTGAACTGCGAGTTCGTCGACGTCTGCGTGCAGCGCCGAAAGGGCTTCGAGAAGGCCCTGGGCGAGAAGGTGCCGGGCTACAAGATCGTCGCCAACCAGGAGGCGACGATCCTCGACAAGGCGATCACGACCGGCGAGAAGATCATCACCGCCAATCCCGACATAGACGCCTTCTGGGGCGAGTCCGGCGGCGCCTCCCTGGGCGCGGCCAAGGCCATCCGCAACCAGGGCAAGGCCGGCACCATGGTCGCCTACGGCTCGGACATGACCACCGAGATCGCCCAGGAGATCGTCGCCGGCGACGTGATGCGCGCCACCGTCGACGTCTCCGGCCAGGCCCTCGGCAAGCTCGCCCTGACCCAGGCGGTGAACGCGGTGGAGAAGAAGCCCCAGGGCGCGCTGATCGTGCCGAACCCGGTCGATCTCTACACCAGCGCCGACCAGGCCAGGGCCTGGCTCGCCGCCCATCCCGACGGACTGCCGTGA
- a CDS encoding sugar ABC transporter ATP-binding protein, whose amino-acid sequence MASSTAPARSAAAAPVVASLTGGVKRYAGVLALDRVDFSIQAGEVRALLGKNGAGKSTLIRLLTGAETPDEGEIAIMGQALDRAGENRTRQAAAFGVRAVYQELSLVSGMSIAENLFLGVWPRRFGVLDHGEMAARGRDALANLGLDLDPGLPVASLSPAERQLVEIARAMMGEPRLVILDEPTSSLAAAEVSQVFAAVRRMKARGVAIIYVSHRMNEIRAIADTATVMRDGRAVSTLAVADADTRAIVRMMLGHDEKRDEIVEPHPAGPVLLSVRDIVAAPKLGGVSLDLNRGEVLGIAGLLGSGRTELLRILAGLDQPDAGSIAVDGRDLGRPTYHAMLKLGFGLTPESRKDDGIVPLLGIDENTVMTAPERVSSHGVLSWARIAEATGDIVRRMSVKAPGTTTPIATLSGGNQQKIVIGRWVYAQSRVLLLDEPTRGVDVEAKSQIYAIIRKLAAEGKSIVFVSSEIEELPRVCDRVVVLREGRIAASFSAPRIDADELLTASIAGHSH is encoded by the coding sequence ATGGCGTCCAGCACCGCGCCAGCTCGATCCGCCGCCGCAGCGCCGGTCGTCGCCAGCCTGACCGGCGGCGTGAAGCGCTATGCCGGCGTGCTGGCGCTCGACCGCGTCGACTTCTCCATCCAGGCCGGCGAGGTGAGGGCGCTGCTCGGCAAGAACGGCGCCGGCAAGTCGACGCTGATCCGGCTCCTGACCGGGGCGGAGACGCCGGACGAGGGCGAGATCGCCATCATGGGCCAGGCGCTCGACCGTGCCGGCGAGAACCGCACCCGCCAGGCCGCCGCCTTCGGCGTGCGCGCCGTCTACCAGGAGCTCAGCCTGGTCTCCGGCATGAGCATTGCCGAGAACCTGTTCCTCGGGGTCTGGCCCCGGCGCTTCGGCGTGCTCGATCACGGCGAGATGGCCGCGCGCGGCCGCGACGCGCTCGCCAATCTCGGTCTCGACCTCGATCCCGGGCTGCCGGTCGCCAGCCTCAGCCCGGCCGAGCGCCAGCTCGTGGAGATCGCCCGCGCCATGATGGGCGAGCCGCGCCTCGTCATCCTGGACGAGCCGACCTCCTCGCTCGCCGCCGCCGAGGTCAGCCAGGTCTTCGCCGCCGTGCGCCGGATGAAGGCGAGGGGCGTGGCGATCATCTATGTCAGCCACCGCATGAACGAGATCCGCGCGATCGCCGACACCGCGACGGTGATGCGCGACGGGCGCGCCGTCTCCACCCTGGCGGTCGCGGACGCCGACACCCGCGCCATCGTGCGCATGATGCTCGGCCACGACGAGAAGCGCGACGAGATAGTCGAGCCGCATCCGGCCGGCCCGGTGCTGCTGTCGGTGCGCGACATCGTCGCGGCGCCGAAGCTGGGCGGCGTCAGCCTCGACCTCAACCGGGGCGAGGTGCTCGGCATTGCCGGGCTGCTCGGCTCGGGCCGCACCGAGCTCCTGCGCATCCTCGCCGGGCTCGACCAGCCCGACGCCGGCTCGATCGCCGTGGACGGGCGGGACCTCGGCCGCCCGACCTATCATGCCATGCTGAAGCTCGGCTTCGGCCTGACGCCGGAAAGCCGCAAGGACGACGGCATCGTGCCGCTGCTCGGCATCGACGAGAACACGGTGATGACCGCGCCCGAGCGGGTGTCCTCGCACGGCGTGCTGTCCTGGGCGCGCATCGCGGAAGCGACCGGCGACATCGTGCGGCGCATGAGCGTCAAGGCGCCGGGCACCACCACGCCGATCGCCACGCTGTCGGGCGGCAACCAGCAGAAGATCGTCATCGGCCGCTGGGTCTATGCACAGTCGCGCGTCCTGCTGCTGGACGAGCCGACGCGCGGCGTCGACGTCGAGGCCAAGAGCCAGATCTACGCCATCATCCGCAAGCTCGCGGCCGAGGGCAAAAGCATCGTCTTCGTCTCCAGCGAGATCGAGGAGCTGCCCAGGGTCTGCGACCGCGTCGTGGTGCTGCGCGAGGGGCGGATCGCCGCGAGCTTCAGCGCGCCCCGCATCGACGCCGACGAACTCCTCACGGCCAGCATCGCCGGCCATTCGCACTGA
- the rhmD gene encoding L-rhamnonate dehydratase: MASPRIVDIRTYLVEGTGDGGDYHRQKGGHWIIDSLIANPMSGYQPYKASRLSWGIDVLGSILVEIEDDRGHVGFATGFGGPPACWLIEKHFRRFLHGADPRDTNMLWDQMFRASMFYGRKGLPLATISVVDLALWDLIGKLRQEPVYKLIGGRTKPDIGFYCTGPLPAEARRMGFWGGKVPLPHGPADGPSGVKANRAFLAAHREAAGPDFPLMVDCYMALTVPYAIEVASACADLDIHWWEEVLHPDDFDGFVHLKRALPTVKWTTGEHEYSRYGFRKLIEQRAVDILQPDVMWAGGLTELVRIAAHAAAYDVPVVPHGSGPYSYHFVMSQPNAPFCEYVANSPDGRSVRPVFGNLFTNEPVPRDGRLDVSDAPGFGLELAPDASLVRFDAAQA, from the coding sequence ATGGCTTCGCCCCGCATCGTCGACATCCGCACCTACCTGGTCGAAGGCACCGGCGACGGCGGCGACTATCACCGCCAGAAGGGCGGCCACTGGATCATCGACAGCCTGATCGCCAACCCGATGTCGGGCTACCAGCCCTACAAGGCCTCGCGCCTGAGCTGGGGCATCGACGTGCTCGGCTCGATCCTGGTCGAGATCGAGGACGATCGCGGCCATGTCGGCTTCGCCACCGGCTTCGGCGGCCCGCCGGCCTGCTGGCTGATCGAGAAGCATTTCCGCCGCTTTCTCCATGGGGCGGATCCGCGCGATACCAACATGCTGTGGGACCAGATGTTCAGGGCCAGCATGTTCTACGGCCGCAAGGGCCTGCCGCTCGCCACCATCAGCGTGGTCGACCTCGCCCTGTGGGACCTCATCGGCAAGCTGCGCCAGGAGCCGGTCTACAAGCTGATCGGCGGGCGCACCAAGCCGGACATCGGCTTCTACTGCACCGGGCCGCTGCCGGCCGAGGCCAGGCGCATGGGCTTTTGGGGCGGCAAGGTGCCGCTGCCGCATGGTCCAGCCGATGGTCCATCGGGCGTCAAGGCCAACCGCGCCTTCCTCGCCGCCCATCGCGAGGCGGCCGGCCCCGACTTCCCGCTGATGGTCGACTGCTACATGGCGCTGACCGTGCCCTATGCCATCGAAGTGGCCAGCGCCTGCGCCGACCTCGACATCCATTGGTGGGAGGAGGTGCTGCATCCCGACGACTTCGACGGCTTCGTCCATCTCAAGCGCGCCCTGCCGACGGTGAAATGGACCACCGGCGAGCACGAATATTCGCGCTACGGCTTCCGCAAGCTGATCGAGCAGCGCGCGGTCGACATCCTGCAGCCCGACGTGATGTGGGCGGGCGGCCTGACCGAGCTCGTCCGCATCGCCGCCCATGCCGCGGCCTACGACGTGCCGGTCGTGCCGCATGGCAGCGGCCCCTACAGCTACCATTTCGTGATGTCGCAGCCCAACGCGCCCTTCTGTGAATATGTCGCCAACAGCCCGGACGGGCGCAGCGTCAGGCCGGTGTTCGGCAATCTCTTCACCAACGAGCCGGTGCCGCGGGACGGACGGCTTGACGTTTCCGACGCGCCGGGCTTCGGTCTCGAGCTCGCCCCGGATGCGTCGCTCGTCCGCTTCGACGCCGCCCAAGCCTGA
- a CDS encoding SDR family NAD(P)-dependent oxidoreductase codes for MTFSHRFAGRGAIITGGASGIGLAAARRIVAEGGSVCIWDVDAAQIDAARAELGPKAHGIRVNVAAAEEVERAAAEAQGHLGRIDVLVCSAGVAGKNAPVVDYPIDEWKRVFDINVHGLFYCNRFVAPKMVENGYGRIVNIASIAGKEGNPTASAYSASKAAVVGFTKSLGKELAQTGVVVNTITPATVDTPILTQVSQAHIDYMRSKIPMGRFGTVDELAAIITWLASEECSFSTGAVFDVSGGRATY; via the coding sequence ATGACCTTCAGCCACCGTTTCGCCGGCCGCGGCGCCATCATCACCGGCGGCGCCTCCGGCATCGGCCTCGCCGCGGCGCGGCGCATCGTCGCGGAAGGCGGCAGCGTCTGCATCTGGGACGTGGACGCGGCTCAGATCGACGCGGCCAGGGCCGAGCTCGGGCCGAAGGCGCACGGCATCCGCGTCAACGTCGCCGCGGCCGAGGAGGTCGAGCGCGCCGCGGCCGAGGCGCAAGGCCATCTCGGCCGGATCGACGTGCTGGTGTGCAGCGCCGGCGTCGCCGGCAAGAACGCCCCGGTGGTCGACTACCCCATCGACGAGTGGAAGCGGGTGTTCGACATCAACGTCCACGGCCTGTTCTACTGCAACCGCTTCGTCGCGCCGAAGATGGTCGAGAACGGCTATGGCCGCATCGTCAACATCGCCTCGATCGCCGGCAAGGAGGGCAACCCCACCGCCTCGGCCTATTCGGCATCGAAAGCCGCCGTGGTCGGCTTCACCAAGTCGCTCGGCAAGGAGCTGGCTCAGACCGGCGTGGTGGTCAACACCATCACCCCGGCCACCGTCGACACGCCGATCCTGACGCAGGTGAGCCAGGCCCATATCGATTATATGCGCTCCAAGATCCCCATGGGCCGCTTCGGCACGGTGGACGAGCTCGCCGCCATCATCACCTGGCTCGCCAGCGAGGAATGCTCCTTCTCGACCGGCGCGGTGTTCGACGTCTCCGGCGGCCGCGCGACCTATTGA
- a CDS encoding zinc-dependent alcohol dehydrogenase family protein, translated as MTTMLAAYLPGNSTVDLREIARPEPGIGQVRLKMRASGICGSDIKYIYHQHVGSKQSGAAYLDVVAGHEPSGVVEARGPGCRHFREGDRVLVYHISGCGFCPSCRRGYQISCTDPERRAYGWQRDGGHAEYLIADERDLVALPDFLSFEDGCFVSCGVGTAYEGILRAAVSGSDSVLVVGLGPVGMAALILAGGRGAKKRIGVDTQPERLATAQRLGLLDEAVLAGPDALGAVEAATRGGADVAIDCSGAPQGRLLALQATATWGRCVFLGEQDTVQFRVSEDLMHRQRQIIGSWVTSLHNMEKCCRDLADWGRHPDAIVTHRFPLTAAAEAYAVMAEGKCGKVVITMD; from the coding sequence ATGACGACCATGCTCGCCGCCTACCTCCCCGGTAATTCCACCGTCGACCTCCGCGAGATCGCCCGGCCCGAGCCGGGGATCGGCCAGGTGCGGCTGAAGATGCGGGCGTCGGGCATCTGCGGCAGCGACATCAAGTACATCTACCACCAGCACGTGGGGTCGAAGCAGAGCGGCGCGGCCTATCTCGACGTCGTGGCCGGGCACGAACCCTCAGGCGTGGTCGAGGCGCGCGGGCCGGGCTGCCGCCATTTCCGCGAGGGCGACCGGGTGCTGGTCTACCACATCTCCGGCTGCGGCTTCTGCCCGAGCTGCCGGCGCGGCTACCAGATCAGCTGCACTGACCCGGAGCGGCGCGCCTATGGCTGGCAGCGCGACGGCGGCCATGCCGAGTATCTCATCGCCGACGAGCGCGACCTCGTGGCGCTGCCGGACTTCCTCAGCTTCGAGGACGGTTGCTTCGTCTCCTGCGGCGTCGGCACCGCCTATGAGGGCATCCTGCGCGCCGCCGTCTCCGGCAGCGACTCCGTCCTGGTGGTCGGGCTCGGCCCGGTCGGCATGGCGGCGCTGATACTGGCCGGCGGGCGCGGCGCCAAGAAGCGGATCGGCGTCGACACCCAGCCCGAGCGCCTCGCGACGGCGCAGCGCCTCGGCTTGCTCGACGAGGCGGTCCTCGCCGGCCCCGACGCCCTTGGCGCCGTCGAGGCTGCGACCCGGGGCGGGGCGGACGTGGCGATCGACTGCTCGGGCGCGCCGCAGGGCCGGCTGCTGGCGCTGCAGGCGACCGCGACCTGGGGGCGCTGCGTCTTTCTCGGCGAGCAGGACACGGTGCAGTTCCGCGTCAGCGAGGACCTGATGCATCGCCAGCGCCAGATCATCGGCTCCTGGGTCACCAGCCTCCACAACATGGAGAAATGCTGCCGCGACCTCGCCGACTGGGGCCGCCATCCCGACGCGATCGTCACCCACCGCTTTCCCCTGACGGCCGCCGCCGAGGCCTATGCCGTCATGGCCGAGGGCAAGTGCGGCAAGGTCGTCATCACCATGGATTGA